GGCTTATTTCCGCCCCCCCACTATCAAACAGCTCTTGGCGGCTGCATCTGGCATCAAACGTGTCCCCTTGCTCTGTCACCAGAATGTGGCTGTGTGGTTATTGCAAGCCTCTTAAATGTAGGTTACACATCCAGGAACACATCATGGGAACCCAGGACCTAAGGGAATGGTCTGAGAGGTAAATAGCCCAGAGCTCAACCTCCAATGCTAAACCTTCTTAGATCTTCCATATTTTGAAATTTGTCAAATAGGAtaaccaccccctcccctctaaaccctctcctcttccccattcTAAAAGCAGAGGGAGGCAAGTGAGACAGCACACATGGAGgcagaaagaatggaagaaaaactgaaattaaaaggaacaaagaaataagaacaaatcCCCCTTCTCTTTTGGGATCAGATTTTCACTGGAAACGAATGTCTCCCGAAGAACGGCCATCCCACAGCCTTTCTCGGAATTTCTCGGGGCTCTGTTATAAATGCGACCaccagggccccaccccagggccactGGGTCAGCGAGTGTGGGAACAGAGGCCCCactctgtgttttatttatttatttttagagagggaagggagggagatagagagagagaaacagtaatgtgcggttgctgggggtcatggcctgcaacccaggcatgtgccctgactgggaattgaacctgcgacactttggttcacagcccgcgctcaatccactgagctacgccagccagggcgttttatttatttttaagattttatttctttctttctagagagaggggaagggagggagagagagagggagagaaacatcactgtgtggttgcctttcatgtgccccacgctggggacctggcccgcaacccaggcacgtgctttaatggggaatcaaactggtgacccttttttcagtttgtgggaggacacccaacccactgagccaaccAGTCAAGGCCTGgctctgcattttaaacaagcaGCATTCTTAtacaagtaaaatattaaaacccACAAATGTGAATTGTCTCTGTAATTGTCAGCTATTTATAAAGCAATATACCTCATGGCTCatgttgtttcttcttcattttcacaaGTGGCACTTACGTCCTGATTACGTAATAATCAGTTTAAAGATGATGCATTGATGACTTTATTgaaatgctgctataaacataaaaGGTACAAAATTATAGGACTCCTGGCCCTTGTGAAGTCAATCattcaatgaaacaaaaacacacacacacacatgaagaaAACTTCATTAGCGTATGGGTGGTACACCGGCATAGAAACAGATACAATTTGCTCAAATATCTAATGTGCATAGACAGGCAAGGTTCAGGTGAGCAAATCAAGCGGGCTTTGCATGCCTTCCTCAGGAAGTCGGGAGTTCTGATCAGGagtttagagaaagggagggcagCTAGGGATTCCCCGCGGTGTGGCGGAGTGAGCTCTGGAGCAGAGGGCGGAAGGCCCGGGCTGCGGTTCTGGTTTGGCAGCCAAAAGACAGTGAGCAAGTCTTCTCATCTCTCGTTGGTTCTGTCTTCTCGCCGGCATAATCCGTTCTTTGTTCCTGGATTTGAGGCAGAGAAGATGTCCAAGTTTCTTCTGGCGCTAACATTCACCGACTCGAAACTTATCCAAGTTTCCTTCTGGAACGAATGTGTGATGACTCTATAGCCCAGAACTTCCCACAACTATGAaacacaaatacagaaaataatactaaGTGCAAACTGGAATCTACTATTGCCCATAGGCAATCGCTCTGTGTACACTACACACACAGGGTAGGGTGGGGGGTAGCAAATATGCAGAATTATCTGCTGAAGGGCGGGCCACTTATAGTGAAGGCTTTCCCTACCTACTAGGTGAGtattccaggaacccatctgcatcagtgtactggctggcgttgttgtgagaggctgtgctcagcttcagtgaatgtttttttgaagactctttcaatgcatttatttgcccatttcatgataggtgatttgtgagtgcacctgcccacacacacCACACTGAGCATTCCatagtttttaaccaaaaacagcaGGATCCCcgtgtcccaccctccctgttcatcTGATCCTTCCCCAAACAACATTTTTTTGTggtttcctggatgaaaaaaagccctcaagccctggctggcgtagctcagtggattgagcgcgggctgcgaaccaaagtgtcgcaggttcaattcccagccagggtacatgcctgggttgcaggctataacccccagcaaccgcacattgatgtttctttctatctccctcccttcccactctgaaaataaataaaatcttaaaaaaaaaaaaaaaaagaaaaaaagccctcaaagggaaacattttgccaatgtggaagaggtgaaacaaataaatggcaaaagcactaaaagtcatcaaaatcacCAAGTTCAAACACCATTTtgaacagcagaaaaaaatgtctcaataggtgtattgcatcaagtggaaagtactttgaaggtgactgaagtttaaacatgtaagaataatgcACAATGTTTTATCAACTAATTCTGAGTTGTATGGATCCCCCTCCTATCTTGCAACTGTGAAATTACAGAGCGAAGGTCCCAGCCACTGAGTTAAGGGTGAGTACATCGTCTTGAATTTCCCTGGTGGGTTCTGCCAGGGGCGCACCCTTGTACACCCCAGGCACCCAGTCAGAGACTTTCACGTGTTCGATGCAATGATACTTTGCCCAGCAGTTTTCTAATAGCGTCTTTGACTTCCTTGTTTCTTAAACTGTAAATTATGGGGTTCAACATAGGGGTAAGCACACCATAAAGCAAAGAGATGACTGTATCTACTTCCTGGGAGGTCGACGAAGAAGGCTTCAGGTACACGGAGAGGGCAGCCCCGTAATACAAGACCACCACAGTCAAGTGGGCACCACAGGTAGAAAAAGCTTTGCTCCTTCCCTCTGCGGAGCTGATTCTCAGGACAGTGGACAGGATGAAGACGTAAGAGATGCAAATGAAGAGCATCGGAACGGGCAGGAGGAGCACACTGACCACCAGCAGGGTCACGTCCATGAGCAGTGAACTTGCGCAGGCCAACTTCAGCACTGCCAGGATCTCACACGCGAAGTGGTCGATGAGATTCCCACAGAGGGGGAGCCGCAGAGCAAGGCTGGTTTCCAGCAGGGCGGTCAGGCAGCCCGTCACCCAGGAGACGGCGGCCATCTGCACACAGACCTGCCTGTTCACGACCACGGGGTATCTCAGCGGGTTGCAGATGGCCACGTAACGGTCATACGCCATCACAGCCAGGAGCACACACTCCGTGGAGCCCATGGCAAGGGACAGGTACATCTGCATAGCACACCCAGAAAAGGTGATGGTTTTCTGGGATGAGAGCAAGTTcaccagcaaagtgggaataaaggcaGATGTGTAACAGATATCCATGAAAGAGAGATTTCcgaggaaaaagtacatgggggTTTGAAGGCGGGAATCTAGAATAGTGATTAAAATGAGAGTGCTGTTGCCCAAGAGGGTGATCAGATACATTACAAGGCTGAAGATGAAGAGAACCACCTCTAACTTCGGGTATCTAGAAAAACCCTTCAAGGAAAAAAAGCTCCAGATGGTGAGGTTTTCTCcttgcattttcttcctttcactggTAATCAATCACTCTAGGCTCATTCTCTTCATCACATGCGAGAACATCAAAGAGATGGGTAAAGCGTAATGCTCATTGTTAGGAAAACACTTGCAAACTTATTTTCATTACTGTAAGCACAATTTTACCCCCCAAATATTACAGGATAGTGTCTCTCTTGTTCTAAGAGAAGAACAATATGACCCACATAAAAAATTGATTCTTCCAtgacaaaatttagaaaagaatgatactgaaaacaagaataaacatttaattatttaatcttGGTTCATAATCCTATGCTGGACACACAGTAGGTTTTCAGTAAAGCTTCTAAAGTACTGAATGATGAAAATATGAATGAACATTGAATAAGTTATTGAGCACGAATTAGAAAAGCAAGCCAGGTaagtgaggaaaagaaagcatGTTGCTACAACAAAAGCCTGTAATGATCttcactggaagaagaggaggaacgTTGAAAGAAACCAATACATGAATTTTAAGCCAACAGCTATGAAGTTCTGGGTCTAAATGAACTATCCTTTCCAACTAACAGCTCAGAGGTCTACAGATTTGCTCAAAAACATGACGACACCATTTACAGCAGGATAGGTACCCCTTTTGATTATGTTTAAGAGCCAGTTTACAAGCCACACAGAATAACCCACCCCATTTAAACACGGATACATCCACTGTACAGTTTTATTCTCTATTGACATCCATGCTTTCTATGAGAGTGTGAATAGGGGTAAAAATTCTGCCCAGGCAAAACTCTTAGTATACATTATAATTCATGAAGACCcaggaaatatagaaaataaattgtttatcttaaaacctctttgaaaagaaaattaaagatcaTCTAATTATATACGAGTCacttaaggttttattttatatttcacactttaagaaaaaaattactaaaacttTCCTTGCTTCTGCACTGACATTGCTGGTTATCACCTTCAATCTTTTTCCTGTCCCCACTAGTTCTTTCTGCTCTAGTTTCGAATATTCTTAAAATTCCCTTCATTGCCATGCTCCATATGCAAACTGCCATCTTATGTTTACTCTTTCTTTCATAGACAAATTCCTCAATTACATGGTTCATCTTAACACTTCAGTCTTCCCTTTCTCATCACGGACCTTCTTTCCCAGTTTCTCAGTTTCAATCAACGTTATCATTTGTCTCCCGTGTCTCCATCTTTTAAAGGCAGCACAGATGGTGACAGTAGAAATCATAATGTGGCAGGTGGCATCTTATATCATGCCCCTATAAAGTAAAGGGACATAATagttttcaaatagttttcattATATTGTATTACATAATCACCTTTGACTTCTCCTCCACTGTATCTCTTATCTAGCCTACTAGCAAaccctttcatttttttggtttgttttagtcATCTGTCCCCAAGCAGTTGACAGTGTAGGTCCAAACACCATCAGTAACACTGAACACCTCGTTCAGTATTCCAGGGAACACCGTCATTACTGCTTCCCTCCGTGGTACTTGGACAGGCAATTTTCCTCCTAAGAGCTCCATTCTTCCTTCTTCACAGTAGTTAGTGCTTATTCATGTTAAATTACTTCTTAGGGATTTCTCTgccaaattttatatttaaccaATTCTCTACCAAAATCTTATGATAATGTAAGAAACTACtttaacaaaaatcaaaatttttgtACTAATGACTAGCgaagaaaacacttaaaaaaaaaaagaatgaaaaatcagCCCTGTTGCCTGGGACTCGGTATTTTCTATTGTTTACAAATAGTAGCCAAGAAAAACTGGTCCTCTCACCTGAATTCTGTCACCAACTCCAAATACTGTTTTATGATGTACTTTATCAAGTTAGCTAAATGCAAGAAAGAATTCACCCAcgttaaaaatgttaaacatattaCAGAAAAATCAGCAGCGCAATTCATTTCTTCCCAAAGTATTGATTGTTACCTCCACAACTAAAAATACAAAGACAGCAACTGAAATAGCACGTAAATTTAAATCCTCTGTCGTGTGGGGGAATATCCATCGTCCCTGAACAATTTAAAAGTTCAGCAGCTATAGATTACAGAGGTTTGAGACTTCAGATCCTTCAGGGATAATGTCCCAAAGATCCAATTAtagcaaacttttaaaagttgAGACAGAGAGTGAACCATAGTTAccccaaaataatttcaaaaaaactcacaaaaaccAAGTCTTCTATTCTACACTGCCTGCCCTAGCTATATCAAGATTTTTCCTTGAGTGATTACAGTGTAGAAGACTGAACAGTATATAGAGGAAAAGATAGCCCTAGAAttctaagatatatatatatatatatatatgtatatgtgtgtatatgtgtatttatgtatatgtgtatgtatatatattaaactaTCCCCTAGTTTTCAGACATTAAGGggagaacatttattttttaaaccacaacCAATGAAAGTTTACTCTTTAAACTAACAAACGATCAGAAATTTCATTCAGTATGCATCTGTCGAGAGGACCTTAAAGCAATGAACACTCAGGAGCAATGGACACACCTAGCACCCAGATACTGGTTCCTAAATACAATTCTCAACCACAAGAAAACCCTGCTCCTTCAGGAGATGGCAGACACCAAAAAGCTGGAGATGGAAAAGGATGAGATTCACTCGGAGTGCCTCACCACGCTGGAATGCAAGGAAACAGGCAAAGAACGACAGGGACATTTCGAAAAGCCACAGATGCCCCCTTGGTGAAGCTCCCATTGGCCAAATCTGGGACTATTTTGaccatcaaaataaataatggtgaAAATGGATTACAATCCATAGAATAAAACAAGAACGCATGAATtcttgggaggaagggagaaagggaggaaggaaggaaagttgGTTCTTCCTTATAGTAGGATGCCAAAAAGTAAATATAGAAGAATGATGTAGTTAAAAATTAACCAAGGTTAAAGGTTGTTGTAGTAATAGATTATCATAGGGAAAGTGTTATAGTAAGTAATAAAAGCATCACAGTTGTCACAGGTAAAAACACTGGATGAGAAACAGGATATTTACATTCTGTCAAAGTATCTCACCACAAACCACTTACCAatttccaaaaccagacaatgaGCAGGAAGACCTGGAGGACAACCATGGCAACATCACCAAGAATGGCATAAACTGACTGCATATGCCTTCCGATATAAAGCACTGAAGACGTGATACCACTTCTGTGGTGTTCCTATCAAAAATACACAACCTGAATCTGATCATCAGGGAAAACCAGGCAAAATTCAGTTGAGGAATATTGTGCAAAATAACCAGCctatgtggttcagtggattgagtgctggactgcaaagcaaagggttgttggttcgattcccagtcaggacacatgcctgggttacaggccaggtccccagttgggggcgtgtgagaggcaaccaagcgatgtatctctcgcacaatgctgtttctctccctctttctccctcccttcccctctctaaaaata
This sequence is a window from Phyllostomus discolor isolate MPI-MPIP mPhyDis1 chromosome 3, mPhyDis1.pri.v3, whole genome shotgun sequence. Protein-coding genes within it:
- the LOC114508777 gene encoding olfactory receptor 2K2; amino-acid sequence: MQGENLTIWSFFSLKGFSRYPKLEVVLFIFSLVMYLITLLGNSTLILITILDSRLQTPMYFFLGNLSFMDICYTSAFIPTLLVNLLSSQKTITFSGCAMQMYLSLAMGSTECVLLAVMAYDRYVAICNPLRYPVVVNRQVCVQMAAVSWVTGCLTALLETSLALRLPLCGNLIDHFACEILAVLKLACASSLLMDVTLLVVSVLLLPVPMLFICISYVFILSTVLRISSAEGRSKAFSTCGAHLTVVVLYYGAALSVYLKPSSSTSQEVDTVISLLYGVLTPMLNPIIYSLRNKEVKDAIRKLLGKVSLHRTRESL